A single genomic interval of Daucus carota subsp. sativus chromosome 1, DH1 v3.0, whole genome shotgun sequence harbors:
- the LOC108221520 gene encoding uncharacterized protein LOC108221520 → MANLAKLEFVALDVSGNNYLSWVLDAELHLSANGLKDTIDPEKIPTVEQNAKAIIFLRHHIHEDLKSEYLTIKNPLTLWNNLKDRFDHQKLVHLPSARYDWINLRLQDFKSVAEYNSALFKISSKLILCGENITDAEMIEKTLSTFHPNTMILAQQYRKRNFQKYGELISLLLVAEKNNELLLKNHQIRPTGSAQLPEIHNTSFQKNERGKGHRGGRGYGRNRGRGNFRGRFRNQYHSGHLKWQRDGYNKCQREVSNKRKAPPEGEKRDICHRCGTEGHWQRTCRTPKHLVDLYESFKRNTGKRVETNFASYNQVNEPVNKASNEIDTGANLYYGLDD, encoded by the coding sequence ATGGCGAATCTTGCAAAATTAGAGTTCGTTGCCTTGGATGTTTCTGGAAATAATTATCTGTCATGGGTCCTCGATGCGGAATTACACCTTAGTGCTAATGGCCTAAAAGATACTATTGACCCAGAAAAAATCCCAACTGTTGAACAAAATGCAAAAGCAATTATCTTTCTTAGGCATCACATCCATGAAGACCTAAAATCTGAATACCTCACTATCAAAAATCCACTCACCCTTTGGAATAATCTCAAGGATAGATTTGATCACCAGAAACTTGTTCACTTGCCATCTGCCCGATATGACTGGATTAATTTGAGGCTACAGGATTTCAAATCTGTAGCTGAATATAATTCTGCTCTTTTCAAGATAagctcaaaattaattttatgtggTGAAAATATTACTGATGCTGAAATGATTGAAAAGACCCTCTCAACCTTTCACCCCAACACTATGATCCTGGCTCAACAATATAGGAAGCGGAATTTTCAGAAATATGGCGAGCTGATATCTCTCCTTCTTGTGGCTGAAAAGAATAATGAGTTGTTATTGAAAAACCATCAGATACGTCCCACAGGCTCTGCCCAGTTACCTGAAATACATAACACGTCATTCCAGAAGAATGAACGTGGGAAAGGGCATAGAGGAGGACGAGGTTATGGACGAAACCGTGGACGTGGAAATTTCCGTGGTCGGTTTCGCAATCAATATCATTCTGGCCACCTGAAGTGGCAACGTGATGGTTACAACAAGTGCCAACGTGAAGtgtcaaacaaaagaaaggcacCCCCAGAAGGAGAAAAACGAGATATATGTCATAGGTGCGGAACTGAGGGACACTGGCAACGTACTTGTCGCACACCCAAACATCTTGTTGATCTCTACGAGTCATTCAAAAGGAATACTGGAAAGAGAGTGGAAACAAACTTTGCTAGTTATAATCAAGTTAATGAACCAGTCAATAAAGCCTCAAATGAAATAGACACTGGTGCTAATCTTTATTATGGTTTAGACGACTAG